CACCCAATGATACGCCTTATGGGCGCTCATTGAATCGCCGAGTTATTATTATGGTTGATAAGACCGGCAACCTTCTACCTTAATGGTTTTGTGTTCGGTTTGATGCCAATTAACTGAATTGCTTCACCTAGCCCTGTGTGGCCCGCGCCCTCTATGATTTCTCGTTTGATCTCAGAGGCTAGAAGCCAATCTAGTCCGGTAAGTTCACTTTTAACCTGGTTTAAATCCATTAGTAAATTTAAATCTTTTGGCCCACCCGTATCGTGTTCTATTTGTTTTTTACTATAGGCTTCGGCGATAAATAAACCGTTAGGTTTGAGTGCGGTTACTATTTTTTGGTTTACCAGCTTTCTTAACGAGGGTGGGAGATGGCAAAAAATCGCAATAACTGCATCCCATCTTGATACCCCCATTTCAAAATCTGCCAGGTCAGCGACAAGTGTTTTAAGGCTAACCCCATTTTTTTTCGCGAGTTGCTTAGCTTTGTTTAACCCCACCTCGGAGGCATCCATTGCAGTCACTTGGTGGCCAAGTTTTGCTAAAAAGATGGCGTTTCGTCCTTCACCTTCAGCGATGCAAAGCACTTTACTATTGGGTGAAAGCTGCTCAGCTGCAGAGCGTAAAAAATCATTTGGTTCCGTACCGTATAAATAATCTTGCCGATTAAACTTTTGATTCCACATAAAATTGTCAACCCCTCTTATTTAATCAATATTCATAATTTTATGAGTCTGTAAACTAAGTTTCCATTCTGGATGTTGAAGGCAGAACTTAATCGCAGATTGAAGGTTTTTTGATTGTTGGTCGCCATCCATGGGTTGTAAATAAAAGTGTTTAAACCCTGTGAGTGGAATTTTGTTTGGCAATAAGTCAACTTGTGGATAAACCAGTTTGAGCTCATCGCCTTCGGTAAGTATCCAGGGTGCTCCCGCTTTTGGACTGACGCATATCCAGTCTATGCCATCAGGTGGTAGTTTGGTTCCATTTGTTTCAATGGCAATTTCTACCTGGTGCTGATGCATTTCATTAATCAGCGCTTGATCCACTTGCAACAATGGTTCTCCTCCAGTTAAGACCACAAAAGGGTGTTGTGGGCTAGATGTTGGCCAGAAGCTTAGTAGGTGCCGGGTTAAGGCTTGCGCATCTTCAAAACGTCCTCCGTTTTGACCGTCTGTACCAACGAAATCGGTGTCACAAAATGAACAAATTGCATTATTGCGATCTTGTTCGCGGCCAGTCCATAGGTTGCACTGGCTAAATCGGCAGAAAATAGCCGGTCGACCAGTGTGCACGCCTTCACCTTGAAGGGAGTAAAATACTTCTTTGATCTGATAACTCATGTTGTTTCCGCAAGGTTTAGTTCGAATTGGTGATATTTTACTACGTTGTAAAAGTTTCAAAATGTTATAATCGAAAACTATTTTTTAGACTTTAGCTTGCTCGGAATATGTGTACCGCTCAAGTATTAATGGATACGGAAAAACTAATGTCAGCAAAAACGCTCTACGATAAGTTGTGGGATGCCCATGTGGTTCGTCAGGAAGAAGACGGCACCGCCCTGATATACATTGATCGGCAGTTATTGCATGAAGTAACCTCGCCTCAAGCTTTTGAAGGCCTTCGTTTGGCTCAACGCAAGCCTTGGCGAGTTTCAGCGAACTTGGCCACGCCAGACCACAATGTTCCAACTACCGAGTTGGAGGGTGGTGTATCCAGCATTAAAGACCCTATTTCTCGCATCCAAGTTCAGGCCTTAGGAAGTAATACCAAAGAGTTTGGCATTACGGAATATGGTATGGGTGATGTCCGTCAAGGTATTGTGCACGTTGTCGGTCCGGAGTCTGGTGCGACTTTGCCTGGTATGACGGTTGTATGCGGTGATTCTCATACCTCAACTCATGGTGCATTAGGTGCTTTGGCTCATGGTATTGGTACGTCTGAAGTCGAGCATGTACTGGCAACGCAGTGTTTGATTCAAAAGAAAATGAAAAATATGCTGATTAGGGTTGATGGTAAATTAAAACCCGGTGTCGGTCCAAAAGATGTAGTGTTGGCTATTATTGGTAAGATTGGTACAGCTGGCGGTAATGGTTGTGCGATAGAGTTTGGTGGCCAGGTTATTCGGGATATGTCGATAGAAGGACGTATGACCGTCTGTAATATGGCTATTGAAGCTGGTGCGAGAGCAGGCTTGGTGGCTGTAGATGAAAATACAATTAACTATGTTAAGGGTCGTCCTTTCGCTCCTAAAGATGAACATTGGGATGCAGCTGTCGCCTATTGGATGAATTTTAAGTCAGATCCTGATGCTGTATTTGATAAGGTGATTGAGCTGGACGGTTCAAGTATTGAGCCGCAGGTAAGCTGGGGAACCTCACCCGAAATGGTGGTTGGTGTGAATGGTATTGTACCCGATCCGGCTAAAGAGTCTGATCCTGTCAAGGCTGGCGGCATTAAACGAGCACTTGACTACATGGGTTTAAAGCCCAGCATGGCGATTAAAGATATTGCAATTGATTATGTGTTTATCGGCTCCTGTACTAATTCACGTATAGAAGACTTACGTGCGGCCGCAAGTGTTGTAAAGGGTCATAAAGTCGCATCAAATGTTGAGCAAGCTTTGGTCGTACCAGGCTCTGGTAGGGTTAAGCATCAGGCTGAAGCAGAAGGTTTGGATAAGATTTTTATTGAAGCTGGCTTTGAATGGCGCAATCCAGGGTGCTCGATGTGTTTAGCGATGAATGCAGACCGTTTGCCTCCACAAAAACATTGCGCATCTACGTCAAATCGTAATTTTGAAGGGCGCCAAGGAGCGGGTGGACGTACGCATTTGGTAAGTCCGCAAATGGCGGCGGCCGCTGCGGTAGCCGGTCATTTTGTTGATGTACGCGAAATGATGGGGGGATCTTTATGAGTATGAATCAGTTTACTAAGCTAACTGCCATTGTTGCGCCGCTTGATCGTTCAAATGTTGATACGGATGCCATTATTCCGAAACAGTTTTTGAAGTCAATTAAGCGTACAGGTTTTGGCCCTAATTTGTTTGATGAGTGGCGCTATCTAGACGTAGGGCAGCCAGGAGAGGATTGTTCTCAGCGTCCGATAAATCCAGATTTTGTGTTGAACCAGCCACGCTATAAGGGTGCTAAAGTTTTGTTGGCACGTGAAAACTTTGGATGCGGTTCTAGTCGTGAACATGCGCCTTGGGCCTTAAAAGATTACGGGTTTGATGTGGTGATTGCGCCAAGCTTTGCCGATATTTTCTTCAACAATTGCTTTAAAAATGGCATTTTGCCCATTCCATTATCTGAAAAACAAGTGGATGCTTTATTTAAAGCGGTTGAGTCTCAAGAAGGTTACGAATTAACTGTTGATTTAGAAACACAGCAAATTCATACGCCGGCTGGGGAAGTTATAGTCTTTGAAGTAGATGCATTTAGACGTCATTGTCTGTTAAATGGACTGGATGACATAGGTTTAACTTTAGTGCATGCGGATGATATAAAAGCATACGAACAAAAAATGCGTAAAGCTACGCCATGGTTGTTCGCATAAATCAAGATTGTTAGGGAAAGGTTAGATGACAAAAAAAGTATTGTTATTACCAGGTGATGGTATTGGTCCAGAAATCGTAGCAGAAGCGGTCAAGGTTTTAGATGCACTTAAAGCAAATCATGGTTTAGATATTGAAATGGTAAGTGGTTTGATTGGGGGCGCCGCTTATGATGCGAGCGGCCACCCGCTAACAGATGAAACCATGCAAATGGCACGTGATGTTGATGCCATTTTGCTTGGAGCTGTAGGTGGCTATAAGTGGGAGTCGCTTGATATCTCAGTGCGTCCAGAAAAGGGCTTGCTAGGATTGCGTTCAGGATTAAGTTTGTTTGCTAATTTGCGCCCCGCGTTTTTGTATCCACAGTTAGCGGATGCCTCCACCTTAAAGCCTGAAGTAGTATCCGGGTTAGATATATTGATTGTACGAGAATTAACAGGCGGTATCTACTTTGGTCAGCCACGTGGCATCCGCACGTTAGAAAATGGTGAACGTCAAGGCTATAACACCTATGTTTATTCTGAATCAGAGATCGTGCGCATCGGTCATGTGGCATTTCAAGCGGCGATGAAACGCAATAAAAAAGTATGTTCAGTAGATAAGGCTAACGTACTTGAGGTCACAGAGTTGTGGCGTGAGGTAATGACGGATTTAGCTAAGCAATACCCAGAGGTGGAGTTGACACATATGTATGTAGATAACGCCGCCATGCAGCTTGTACGGAATCCAAAACAGTTCGACGTGGTTGTAACGGGTAATATGTTTGGTGATATTTTATCGGATGAAGCCTCAATGTTGACCGGTTCAATTGGTATGTTACCTTCTGCGTCATTAGACGCAAATAATAAAGGTATGTACGAGCCAAGTCATGGCTCTGCACCGGATATTGCAGGTCAAAACCTAGCCAACCCTTTGGCTACCATCTTGTCTGCAGCCATGATGTTACGCTACAGTTTGGGGCGTGAGGATTTGGCTCTTAAAATAGAGCAGGCTGTTAGTAAAGTACTCGATCAGGGATTAAGAACAGGAGATATCTATTCAGAAGGCATGAAAAAAGTATCGACTTCTGAAATGGGGTCTGCTGTCGTTAAGGCTTTAGGATAACGGATGTCATCTAGACAACATTTTACAATTACGATAACGGATGTACATGGTGCACGTCATTACTCGTTCAGTCAGTTTATTAAAAAGTTTGTCTGGGTTTTATTGATTGTTTTTTTCTTAGTAGTTACAGGTGGTGCAGGCTCTATCTGGTGGTTGAATAAAGAGGTTGAAGAAATTCAAACCTTAAAACGCCAAGCGGAAATGTCATTTCTTAGAGCGTTAGATGAACGTCAAAATGAATATTCAAATCTAGTTGAAGAAAAAGCACAGTTAATTAATGAACTAGAAGAAAAAATTAAGCAGGTTGGCTTCTTAGACCAAACTTTGCAAGGCTTGGAGGAGTTGATTGGTGTTCAGCCAGAAATGGACTCACCAATAATTGAGCGAGTAAAAATAACGCAGTTAACTACTTTAGAAAAGCAGATTATGTTGGACCATATTCCAAATGGACGTCCGGTTGGTGTTTTTAGAGGGGTTACAAGCGGTTATGGTTGGCGAACTCATCCGGTTAGAGGGACACGTGAGTTTCATTATGGTATAGATTATCGTGGTGAACGTGGCGCACCGGTGTTAGCGACGGCAGATGCAGTTGTTGAGTATTCAGGCTATCATCGAAGTAGTGGCTATGGAAATCTCATCATTTTGAGTCACGCTTATGGGTTTAAAACCTTTTATGGCCACTTGAATAGTTTAAATGTGAAAACAGGTCAGTTTATTAATAAGGGTGATTTGATTGGCGCTATTGGTTCGACGGGGGTGTCAACGGGCCCACATTTGCACTATGAAGTAAATTTTGTTCAACGAAAATTAAATCCGGCTCCGTTTGTGCAGTGGGGCTTGGAAGATTACGATAGTATTTTTGATAAAGTAGAGGGTATACCATGGGGATCTTTAAGTCAGGCGATCAGAAACCAAGTCGAGAAGGTGGAAAAACAATTATTGCTGAGGGATGTTCAGTAAACGGTGAAATCGTTGATTTGCAAGGTGCTTTGCATGTTGATGGTCATATCGATGGGATTGTTGAAACCAGTTACGATATTTCAATTGGGCAAAACGGAAGCCTAAATGGTTTAATCAAGGCACGTTCTATTTTCCTTAGTGGAAAGTTAGAAGGAAAAGTGGCTTGTGAGCGTATAGAAATTTTAGAAACCGGCAAGTTAGTAGGTGAATTAATTAGTGGTGAGCTAACTATTGAGACTGGCGGTAAGTTTATTGGTCAAAGTCGCGAACTAAGCGAAAGCGGTATTATTGTAGGTGTTGAAGATGAAAAACCTGCTCAGATTGAAAAGCCTAAATTTGATCAAGAATCTGATTCTAATCATGACGAAGAGTCTGATTTAGAAGAGAAAAAAGCATAACTAAAGCGTAAAGCAAAGGATAGGTTGAGTTTCTTATGAGAAAGTTTGATGTCGCAGTAGTAGGGGCCACGGGTGCCGTGGGTGAAACGATTTTAAAAGTGCTAGAAGAGCGTAATTTCCCTATTGGAAACTTGTACCCGCTCGCAAGCAGTCGCTCTGCAGGCAAAAAAATTGAATTCAAAGGTGAGTGGGTTGAGGTATTGGACCTAGAAAAATTTGATTTCTCAAAAGCTCAAATAGGTTTGTTTTCACCAGGTGCAAGTGTGTCTGCTATTTATGCACCGAAAGCCGCAGAAGCTGGATGCGTGGTTGTCGACAATACCTCTCAATTCCGTTATGACGATGAGATACCCCTAGTTGTACCTGAAGTAAATCCAGACGCGATTGCTGGTTATAAAAAACGTGGAATTATTGCGAACCCAAACTGCTCAACCATCCAAATGATGGTAGCGCTAAAGCCGATTTATGATGCTGTAGGTATTGAACGTATCAATGTCGCCACTTATCAAGCGGTATCTGGAACAGGTAAGGAAGCGATCGAAGAACTGGCTAAACAGACCGCTAATATACTGAATCTTAAACCGGTTGAAATTGAAGTTTATCCAAAGCAAATTGCGTTTAACTGTATTCCTCAAATTGATGTATTTATGGAAAACGGTTATACCAAAGAAGAAATGAAAATGGTTTGGGAAACGAAAAAAATCTTTGGTGACGAGTCCATTAAAGTCAACCCTACTGCGGTACGTGTTCCGGTTTTCTTTGGGCATAGTGAAGCCGTACATATCGAAACAAAGCAGAAGATTACGGCTCAACAAGCTCGTGAATTATTGCAAAAATCACCAGGCCTGGTGGTTATAGATGAGCATGCAGATGGTGGCTATCCAACCGCTGTATCCGATGCGGCCGATACGAACCCAGTGTATGTGGGTCGTATTCGTGAGGATATCACAGTCGAACGTGGTCTGAACCTTTGGGTTGTGGCTGACAATGTACGTAAAGGTGCAGCAACCAATACCGTACAGATAGCTGAAGTATTGATTGAAAAATACCTGTAATTGTTAAAATGAAATGGGCGTTGGGAGTCGAATACTTAGGTCAAAACTATTGTGGTTGGCAGCGTCAACGCCATTGTGATTCCGTTCAGTTTTTTGTCGAACAGGCTTTAAGTCGTATTGCCGCTGAGCCGATTGAGGTTTTTTGTGCTGGTCGTACCGACACAGGTGTGAATGCGATAGGACAAGTCGTTCACTTCGAAACATCGGTTGATCGTCCTGTTAGAGCTTGGTTAGAAGGTGCTAATACCCATTTACCAGATGATATTCGCATTAGTTGGGTGAAATCGGTTGATAAAGATTTTCATGCTCGCTTTAGTGCATTTGCTCGCCAGTATCGATATGTGATCTTTAATCGGCCGGTTCGCAGTGCGGTATTAAGCGGTCGAGTCACTTGGGAGCGTAAGCCTTTAAGTGAAGATCTTATGCACGTAGCGGCTCAACCACTACTGGGTGAGCAGGATTATTCATCCTTTAGAGCGTCAGAATGCCAGGCCAGTCACGCCCGACGAGAGATACAGTTTGTTGAGGTGACACGTCGAGGTGATTTTGTGTTTATCGATATAAAAGCGAATGCTTTTTTACATCATATGGTTCGAAATATTGCTGGAACCTTAATGCAAATCGGACGAGCTGAAGCACCAGTTGAATGGGTTGCTGATTTATTGGCATTGCAAGACAGAACCAAAGCAACGGCAACGGCACCAGCTACGGGTTTGTACTTTATTAATGCATTCTATCCACCCGAGTTTTCGATCCCGCAGGCTTCGCTGAATGAGGTTTTATGGCAGTAGCAAAACGCGTCAGGGTTAAAATATGCGGTATTACACGCCCAGAAGATGCAGTAGCCGCAGCAAAAGCAGGGGCGGATGCGATAGGCTTGGTTTTTTACGAACCTAGTCCACGCGCTGTGACAATTGAACAAGCCAAATTAATTATCAAAAATTTGCCCGCTTTTGTAACCACAACCGCTTTATTTGTAGATGCTGATCCAGTACTGATTAAGCAAGTAATAGATGAAGTGAAGATTGATTTGCTGCAATTTCATGGCGAGGAGACGGCCGAATTTTGTCGTCAATTTTCACGTCCTTATATTAAGGCGGTAGCCATGCAGGCTGATACTGATGTAATGCAACTTGCTGAGATATATAAGGATGCTCGAGCTTTATTGCTAGATACTTACAAGCCTGGTGTCCCTGGCGGGACAGGTGAAGTGTTTAATTGGCAATGGATTCCGAAATCTTCGATGAAACCAATCGTTTTAGCGGGCGGTTTAACGCTCGAAAATATTCAACGTGCTTTAGCTATTCCGAATGTGTGGGCCATGGATGTAAGTGGTGGCGTTGAGTTAGAAAAAGGCATAAAATCCCCCCAAAAAATAACCGACTTTATTCAGGCTACCCTGTAAAAATTAGATGAAAATGGATGATTAAATGACAATTGATTACGCTCAATTTCCTGACGAGAAGGGCCACTTTGGTCCATACGGTGGTGTGTTTGCACCTGAAACTCTGATGGCGCCTTTAGAAGAGCTAAAACTGCAATACCAGAAAATTAAAAATGATCCTGATTTTTTAGAGCAGTTAAAAGTTGATTATCAGGATTATGTAGGACGCCCTAGCCCGCTTTATTATGCGAAACGCTGGAGTGATAGTCTCGGTGGTGCCAAGATTTATTTAAAACGTGAAGATTTGAACCACACGGGTGCTCATAAAATAAACAATACGATTGGTCAGGCCTTGTTGGCAAAACAGCTAGGTAAAACACGAATTATTGCTGAAACTGGCGCCGGTCAGCATGGTGTGGCGAGTGCAACGGTTGCAGCCCGTCTAGGTTTGGAATGCGTGGTTTATATGGGCGCGGATGACGTGGTGCGTCAGGCACCAAATGTTGCTCGTATGAAAATGCTGGGCGCTAAGGTTGTGCCGGTTGAATCGGGTACTCGTACACTTAAAGATGCCTTGAACGAGGCTATGCGTGATTGGGTCACCAATGTTGATAATACTTTCTATATTATTGGAACCGTCGCCGGCCCGCATCCTTATCCAATGATGGTGCGTGACTTTCAGTCTATTATCGGTCGTGAGGCACGCGAGCAAATTCTGCAAAAAGAAGGTAAGTTGCCTGATGCGCTGATCGCTTGTGTTGGTGGTGGGTCGAATGCGATGGGTTTGTTCCATGCGTTTTTAGCCGATGAGTCAGTAATGATTTACGGTGTTGAAGCGGGTGGGCATGGTTTAGAGACAGGTCAACATGCGGCTCCTTTGTGTAAAGGGAAACCAGGGGTATTACATGGTAATCGCACCTATTTAATGCAGGATGAAAATGGCCAGATTTCGGGCACGCATTCAATTTCAGCGGGATTAGATTACCCAGGTGTTGGGCCGGAACTGGCGTGGTTAAAAGACATTGGGCGTGCCGAGTTTGTCGCTGTTACCGATGATGAAGCTTTACAAGGCTGGCGAGATTTAACCCGTATGGAAGGCATTATTCCAGCGTTAGAAACCAGTCATGCATTAGCTTATGCTACCAAGCTAGCCCCTACGATGCGTAGAGATCAGACTATTATCATTAATCTATCAGGACGCGGCGATAAAGACATGAATACCATAGCGAAGATTGAAGGGTTTGATTTCTGAGATGACTAATATAAATAGAATTAACACCCGTTTAGCGCAATT
The Thiomicrospira pelophila DSM 1534 genome window above contains:
- a CDS encoding class I SAM-dependent methyltransferase, with protein sequence MWNQKFNRQDYLYGTEPNDFLRSAAEQLSPNSKVLCIAEGEGRNAIFLAKLGHQVTAMDASEVGLNKAKQLAKKNGVSLKTLVADLADFEMGVSRWDAVIAIFCHLPPSLRKLVNQKIVTALKPNGLFIAEAYSKKQIEHDTGGPKDLNLLMDLNQVKSELTGLDWLLASEIKREIIEGAGHTGLGEAIQLIGIKPNTKPLR
- the queE gene encoding 7-carboxy-7-deazaguanine synthase; its protein translation is MSYQIKEVFYSLQGEGVHTGRPAIFCRFSQCNLWTGREQDRNNAICSFCDTDFVGTDGQNGGRFEDAQALTRHLLSFWPTSSPQHPFVVLTGGEPLLQVDQALINEMHQHQVEIAIETNGTKLPPDGIDWICVSPKAGAPWILTEGDELKLVYPQVDLLPNKIPLTGFKHFYLQPMDGDQQSKNLQSAIKFCLQHPEWKLSLQTHKIMNID
- the leuC gene encoding 3-isopropylmalate dehydratase large subunit, which codes for MSAKTLYDKLWDAHVVRQEEDGTALIYIDRQLLHEVTSPQAFEGLRLAQRKPWRVSANLATPDHNVPTTELEGGVSSIKDPISRIQVQALGSNTKEFGITEYGMGDVRQGIVHVVGPESGATLPGMTVVCGDSHTSTHGALGALAHGIGTSEVEHVLATQCLIQKKMKNMLIRVDGKLKPGVGPKDVVLAIIGKIGTAGGNGCAIEFGGQVIRDMSIEGRMTVCNMAIEAGARAGLVAVDENTINYVKGRPFAPKDEHWDAAVAYWMNFKSDPDAVFDKVIELDGSSIEPQVSWGTSPEMVVGVNGIVPDPAKESDPVKAGGIKRALDYMGLKPSMAIKDIAIDYVFIGSCTNSRIEDLRAAASVVKGHKVASNVEQALVVPGSGRVKHQAEAEGLDKIFIEAGFEWRNPGCSMCLAMNADRLPPQKHCASTSNRNFEGRQGAGGRTHLVSPQMAAAAAVAGHFVDVREMMGGSL
- the leuD gene encoding 3-isopropylmalate dehydratase small subunit, whose protein sequence is MSMNQFTKLTAIVAPLDRSNVDTDAIIPKQFLKSIKRTGFGPNLFDEWRYLDVGQPGEDCSQRPINPDFVLNQPRYKGAKVLLARENFGCGSSREHAPWALKDYGFDVVIAPSFADIFFNNCFKNGILPIPLSEKQVDALFKAVESQEGYELTVDLETQQIHTPAGEVIVFEVDAFRRHCLLNGLDDIGLTLVHADDIKAYEQKMRKATPWLFA
- the leuB gene encoding 3-isopropylmalate dehydrogenase, which gives rise to MTKKVLLLPGDGIGPEIVAEAVKVLDALKANHGLDIEMVSGLIGGAAYDASGHPLTDETMQMARDVDAILLGAVGGYKWESLDISVRPEKGLLGLRSGLSLFANLRPAFLYPQLADASTLKPEVVSGLDILIVRELTGGIYFGQPRGIRTLENGERQGYNTYVYSESEIVRIGHVAFQAAMKRNKKVCSVDKANVLEVTELWREVMTDLAKQYPEVELTHMYVDNAAMQLVRNPKQFDVVVTGNMFGDILSDEASMLTGSIGMLPSASLDANNKGMYEPSHGSAPDIAGQNLANPLATILSAAMMLRYSLGREDLALKIEQAVSKVLDQGLRTGDIYSEGMKKVSTSEMGSAVVKALG
- a CDS encoding M23 family metallopeptidase yields the protein MSSRQHFTITITDVHGARHYSFSQFIKKFVWVLLIVFFLVVTGGAGSIWWLNKEVEEIQTLKRQAEMSFLRALDERQNEYSNLVEEKAQLINELEEKIKQVGFLDQTLQGLEELIGVQPEMDSPIIERVKITQLTTLEKQIMLDHIPNGRPVGVFRGVTSGYGWRTHPVRGTREFHYGIDYRGERGAPVLATADAVVEYSGYHRSSGYGNLIILSHAYGFKTFYGHLNSLNVKTGQFINKGDLIGAIGSTGVSTGPHLHYEVNFVQRKLNPAPFVQWGLEDYDSIFDKVEGIPWGSLSQAIRNQVEKVEKQLLLRDVQ
- a CDS encoding bactofilin family protein, whose protein sequence is MGIFKSGDQKPSREGGKTIIAEGCSVNGEIVDLQGALHVDGHIDGIVETSYDISIGQNGSLNGLIKARSIFLSGKLEGKVACERIEILETGKLVGELISGELTIETGGKFIGQSRELSESGIIVGVEDEKPAQIEKPKFDQESDSNHDEESDLEEKKA
- a CDS encoding aspartate-semialdehyde dehydrogenase, with protein sequence MRKFDVAVVGATGAVGETILKVLEERNFPIGNLYPLASSRSAGKKIEFKGEWVEVLDLEKFDFSKAQIGLFSPGASVSAIYAPKAAEAGCVVVDNTSQFRYDDEIPLVVPEVNPDAIAGYKKRGIIANPNCSTIQMMVALKPIYDAVGIERINVATYQAVSGTGKEAIEELAKQTANILNLKPVEIEVYPKQIAFNCIPQIDVFMENGYTKEEMKMVWETKKIFGDESIKVNPTAVRVPVFFGHSEAVHIETKQKITAQQARELLQKSPGLVVIDEHADGGYPTAVSDAADTNPVYVGRIREDITVERGLNLWVVADNVRKGAATNTVQIAEVLIEKYL
- the truA gene encoding tRNA pseudouridine(38-40) synthase TruA codes for the protein MKWALGVEYLGQNYCGWQRQRHCDSVQFFVEQALSRIAAEPIEVFCAGRTDTGVNAIGQVVHFETSVDRPVRAWLEGANTHLPDDIRISWVKSVDKDFHARFSAFARQYRYVIFNRPVRSAVLSGRVTWERKPLSEDLMHVAAQPLLGEQDYSSFRASECQASHARREIQFVEVTRRGDFVFIDIKANAFLHHMVRNIAGTLMQIGRAEAPVEWVADLLALQDRTKATATAPATGLYFINAFYPPEFSIPQASLNEVLWQ
- a CDS encoding phosphoribosylanthranilate isomerase — translated: MAVAKRVRVKICGITRPEDAVAAAKAGADAIGLVFYEPSPRAVTIEQAKLIIKNLPAFVTTTALFVDADPVLIKQVIDEVKIDLLQFHGEETAEFCRQFSRPYIKAVAMQADTDVMQLAEIYKDARALLLDTYKPGVPGGTGEVFNWQWIPKSSMKPIVLAGGLTLENIQRALAIPNVWAMDVSGGVELEKGIKSPQKITDFIQATL
- the trpB gene encoding tryptophan synthase subunit beta; this translates as MTIDYAQFPDEKGHFGPYGGVFAPETLMAPLEELKLQYQKIKNDPDFLEQLKVDYQDYVGRPSPLYYAKRWSDSLGGAKIYLKREDLNHTGAHKINNTIGQALLAKQLGKTRIIAETGAGQHGVASATVAARLGLECVVYMGADDVVRQAPNVARMKMLGAKVVPVESGTRTLKDALNEAMRDWVTNVDNTFYIIGTVAGPHPYPMMVRDFQSIIGREAREQILQKEGKLPDALIACVGGGSNAMGLFHAFLADESVMIYGVEAGGHGLETGQHAAPLCKGKPGVLHGNRTYLMQDENGQISGTHSISAGLDYPGVGPELAWLKDIGRAEFVAVTDDEALQGWRDLTRMEGIIPALETSHALAYATKLAPTMRRDQTIIINLSGRGDKDMNTIAKIEGFDF